Below is a window of Pseudodesulfovibrio sp. 5S69 DNA.
AGGCCAGGGTCAACGAGGCCGGGGCCGTGCCGGAGGGGAAGTGCTGGCTCTCCCTCCCGCCGGAAAAGATCAAACTCTACTGTGACGAGCGGCTGGTCAGACAGGGGGATTCCCAATGAACAAATGGCGAGACAACAAGGCGTGGTTCCTGGTTCTCCCGGTCTTCGCGATCGTGGCCTTCTCGGCAATCATTCCACTGATGACCGTGGTCAATTACTCGGTCCAGGACATCTTCGGGCCGGGCCAGCGTTACTTTGTGGGCGTGGAGTGGTTTAGGGACGTGCTCCTGGACGCGCGGCTGCACGACGCCCTGTTCAAGCAGCTGTCCTTCTCCTTCCTGGTCCTGGTCACCGAGATACCGCTCGGCATCGTCATCGCCCTGATGATGCCGAAGAAGGGCTGGACCGCCTCGGCCTGCCTGGTCATCCTGGCCCTGCCCCTGCTCATCCCCTGGAACGTCATCGGGACCATCTGGATCATCTTCACCCGGCCGGACATCGGCCTGTTCGGGGCCATCGTCAACAACGCGGGCATCGCGTTCGACCACACGGCCTCGCCGGTGGACGCCTGGATCACCCTGATGCTCATGGAGATATGGCACTGGACACCGCTGGTGGCCCTGCTGGCGTATGCGGGCCTGCGGGCCATCCCCGAGGCCTACTACCAGGCAGCCAAGATCGACGGGGCGTCGAGCTGGGCGGTCTTCCGCTACATCCAGCTGCCCAAGATGCGCGGGGTCCTGACCATCGCCCTGCTGCTGCGCTTCATGGACAGCTTCCTGATCTACGCCGAACCGTTCGTCCTGACCGGCGGCGGGCCCGGCAACACGACCACGTTCCTGTCCATCTATCTGGTCAAGATCGCCGTGGGCCAGTTCGACCTCGGTCCGGCCGCGGCCTTTTCGCTCATCTACTTCCTCATCATCCTGCTGTTCTGCTGGTTGTTCTACCAGGCCCTGCAGGCGGTGGGCACGGGAGACAAGGCATGAGACTGAAAAAACGACACCTGGGGCTGATCGCCTACCTGATCATCCTGTTTCTGCCCATCTACTGGATGCTGAATATGTCCTTCCGGACCAACGCGGACATCATGCGGTCGTTCTCGCTTATCCCGACCCATCCCACGCTGGTCAACTACATGAAGATCTTCACGGACCCGTCCTGGTATTCCGGGTACATCAACTCGATCATCTACGTGACCATCAACACGGTGATCTCGCTGGGGACCGCCTTGCCGGCCGCCTACGCGTTCTCGCGCTACCAGTTCATCGGCGACAAGCACGTCTTCTTCTGGCTGCTGACCAACCGCATGGCTCCGCCCGCGGTCTTCCTGCTCCCCTTCTTCCAACTCTACTCCACCTTCAACCTGATCGACACCCACATCGCCGTGGCCCTGTCCCACTGCCTGTTCAACGTGCCCCTGGCCGTCTGGATCCTGGAAGGGTTCATGTCCGGCGTGCCCAGGGAGATCGACGAGACCGCCTTCATCGACGGCTACTCCTTCCCGCGCTTCTTCATCCGGGTGTTCATCCCGCTGATCCGCGCGGGCATCGGCGTGACCGCGTTCTTCTGCTTCATGTTCAGTTGGGTCGAGCTGCTGCTGGCCCGCACCCTGACGACCACGGCGGCGAAACCCATCGCCGCGACCATGACCAGGACCGTCAGCGCCACCGGGCTGGACTGGGGGCTGCTCGCCGCGGCGGGCATCCTGACCATCGTGCCCGGCGCCCTGGTTATCTGGTTCGTCCGCAACCATCTGGCCAAGGGCTTCGCCCTGGGCAGGGTCTAGGAGGAGGCAATCATGAATCTCGAATGGATGGCATGGACCCCGGTCACCGCCGGGTTCTTCCTGACCATAGCGCTCATCCTCGTGGGCATGACCATCTGGGAGATCGTCTCCCCCTGCGTGGCGCGGCGGGGCTTCCTGCCGCTGACCACCACCCGCGGCGACCGCCTGTTCATCGGGCTGCTGGGGAGCGCCTACATCCACCTGGCGTGGATCGGATTGACCACCTTACCCGTCTGGATCGCTACGGCTATATCCGTTTGTTTCCTGATCATCGTCATGCGGTGGGGATAGCGAGACCGCATGGATATCGCGAACGGGAAACGGGAGGAACGGAAATATTGGGTATTACGGCAGAGGTCTTTTCTTAATCAGCATACGGAGGTACGTATGAAGTTGCGGCGTTTATTGACTACGGGAATGCTGACCCTGGCATTCCTGAGCTTCGCCACCGTCGGCCTGGCCGACATGAAGGCAGCGGAGAAATGGGTGGACAGCGAGTTCCAGCCGTCCACGCTGAGCAAGGCGGAGCAGATGAAGGAAATGGAGTGGTTCATCAAGGCGGCCGCTCCGTTCAAAGGCATGGAGATCAAGGTCGTCTCCGAGACCATCCCCACCCACGAGTACGAGTCCAAGGTACTCGCCAAGGCATTCTATGAGATCACCGGCATCAAGGTCACCCACGACCTGATCCAGGAAGGCGACGTCATCGAGAAACTCCAGGTCCAGTTCCAGTCGGGCGAAAACGTCTTCGACGGCTACATCAACGACTCCGACCTGATCGGGACCCACTTCCGCTCCGGCAAGGTCGTCAACCTGACGGACTGGATGGCGGGCGAAGGCAAGTCCGTGACCCTGCCCACCCTGGACATCGACGACTTCATGGGCAAGTCCTTCACCACCGGCCCGGACGGCAAGCTCTACCAGTTGCCCGACCAGCAGTTCGCCAACCTCTACTGGTTCCGCTACGACTGGTTCAAGAAGCCCGAGCTGCGCAAGGCCTTCAAGGCCAAGTACGGCTACGAGCTCGGCGTGCCGGTCAACTGGTCCGCCTACGAGGACATCGCCGACTTCTTCACCAACGACGTGCGTGAGATCGACGGCGTGGCCATCTACGGGCACATGGACTACGGCAAGAAGGCCCCGGACCTCGGCTGGCGCTTCACCGACGCCTGGCTGTCCATGGCCGGAGCCGGCGACAAGGGGCTGCCCAACGGCAAGCCCGTGGACGAATGGGGCATCCGCGTGGAAGACTGCCATCCGGTGGGCTCCTCCGTGTCCCGCGGCGGTGCCACCAACGGCCCGGCCGCCAAGTACGCCCTGCGCAAGTACATGGATTGGCTGCGCAAGTACGCCCCTCCGGGCGCGCTGGGCATGGACTTCTACCAGTCCCTGCCGTACCTGGCCAAGGGCAACGTGGCCCAGCAGATCTTCTGGTACACGGCCTTCACCGCCTCCATGGTCGAGAAGGGCACCCCGGTGGTCAACGCCGACGGCACGCCCAAGTGGCGCATGGCTCCGTCCCCGCATGGCCCGTACTGGGAAAAGGGCCAGAAGCTCGGCTACCAGGACTGCGGTTCCTGGACCCTGCTGAAGTCCACCCCGGTCGACCGTCGCCAGGCCGCCTGGCTGTTCGCCCAGTTCTGCGTCTGCAAGACCGTCTCCCTGAAGAAGGCCCACGTCGGCCTGACCCCCATCCGGGATTCGGACATCCGCGACGAGTCCTTCACCAAGCGCGCCCCCATGCTCGGCGGCCTGGTGGAATTCTACCGCTCCCCGGCCCGCGTAGCCTGGACCCCCACCGGCACCAACGTTCCCGACTACCCCAAGCTGGCCCAGCTGTGGTGGCAGAACATCGGTGAGGCCGTGGCCGGCGAGGTCACCGTGGACACCGCCATGGACAACCTGGCGGCCGAGCAGGACAAGATCATGATGCGCCTGGAACGCGCCAACGTGCTCAAGATCTGCGGTCCCAAGCTGAACAAGCCCAGGGAAGAGTCCTACTGGCTGAACCAGCCCGGCGCCCCCAAGGCCAAGCTGGCCAACGAGAAGCCCCAGGGCGAAACCGTGGACTACGACGAGCTGATCAAGGCCTGGAAGCAAGGCAAGGCCATGTAACCCGCATTGAACGCGAAAGAACAGGGGGCGTCCCGGCCGGGACGCCCCCCTTTTCCGTTTCAGGCCGGGAAACGCCGCAACGGACCGAAGGCATCCCGACGCTACAGGTTGTTGATCTTGCAGGCGGCACAGGCCGCGCCGAAGCCGTTGTCTATGTTGACCACGGTCACGCCGCTGGCGCAGGAGGTGAGCATGCCGAGCAGGGCCGAGAGGCCGGAGAAGGACGCGCCGTAGCCGACCGAGGTGGGCACGGCGATGATGGGCTGGGAGACCAGGCCCCCGATGACGCTGGACAGGGCTCCTTCCATGCCCGCGATGACGATGATGACCCGCGCCTTGCGGATGTCGTCGAGGCGGTCCAGCAGCCGGTGGATGCCCGCCACGCCCACGTCCGAGGTGATCCGGGCGCGGCTGCCGAGCATCTCGCAGGTGACGCGGGCCTCCTCGGCTACGCTCAGGTCCGAGGTCCCGGCCGTGACGATGGCGATTTCCCCTTCCCGGTAGACGATGGGCTGCCGGGCCAGGGTCAGGGTCCGGCCCATGGCGTTGTACCCCGCGTCCGGGCAGACGGACAGGACGTGGTCGGCCATCTCCCGCGACACGCGGGTGGCCAGGATGTTGGCCTGATCACCCATGCGCGTGAATATCTCGCCCACCTGTTCCGGGGTCTTCCCCTCGCCGTAGACCACCTCGGGGAAGCCGTTGCGCAGGGAACGGTGCAGGTCGAATTTGGTGTGTCCCAGATCCAGGTACGGGAGGTCGCGCAGCCGCTCGATCCCGTTCTCGACCGAAATCCTGCCGTCGCGAATTTCGGACAGCAGTTCGGTCAAGGCGTCGTTGGTCATATCGTTACTCCTTGCTGCCGGTCGCTTCCGGCTCGTTGAGGCTGCCCATGCGGTAGCCCGCCAGGTCCACGGACACGTAGCGGTAGCCCAGCGCCTTCAGGCGGTCGTCGATCCGCTTCCTGACGCCGCTCTCCAGGCAGGCCGCGATGTCTTCGGGCCGCAGTTCGATGCGGGCCACCTCGCCGTGGCTGCGCAGCCTGACCGCGGCAAAACCGAGGCCTCTCAAAAACGTCTCCCCTTGGTCGATGCGCTCGAATTCCGCCTCTTCCACGGCCACGCCATGGGGCAGACGCGTGAGCAGGCAGGCCCCGGCGGGCTTGTCCCAGGTGGGCAGGTCGTACTCCCTGGAGAGGTCGCGGATGTCCTGCTTGGTCAGTCCGGCGTTGAGCAGCGGGCTGCGCACGCCCAGCTCCCTGGCGGCCCGGATGCCGGGACGATGGTCGCCCAGGTCGTCGAGGTTGCCGCCGTCGAGTATGTGCCGGATGCCCTCCTCCGCGGCGATGCGGACGAGCTCGCCGAACAGGGTGCGCTTGCACAGGTAGCATCGCTCCGGCGGATTGCCGCGGATGTCGTCGGGGACGGGCAACTCGATCAGCTTGTGCCGGACGCCGAGGGCCTCGGCGAACTGTGCGGCGCAGGCCGTCTCCGCCTTGGGGGAATAAGGCATGACAAAGGTCACCGCAAGGACGGACTCGCCCACGGCGCGCTTGGCGGCATGCAGCAACAGGGTGCTGTCCACGCCGCCGGAAAAGGCCACCAGCACGCGCTTCATGCCGTATATCTCGGCCAGCAGCACGGCATATTGTTTTTTCTGCCGTTGGGTGAGGGCCATGGCGCTACGCCTTTTCCAGCCCGGCAATGAGGGCGTAGACCTCGGCCAGGGG
It encodes the following:
- a CDS encoding carbohydrate ABC transporter permease, whose translation is MNKWRDNKAWFLVLPVFAIVAFSAIIPLMTVVNYSVQDIFGPGQRYFVGVEWFRDVLLDARLHDALFKQLSFSFLVLVTEIPLGIVIALMMPKKGWTASACLVILALPLLIPWNVIGTIWIIFTRPDIGLFGAIVNNAGIAFDHTASPVDAWITLMLMEIWHWTPLVALLAYAGLRAIPEAYYQAAKIDGASSWAVFRYIQLPKMRGVLTIALLLRFMDSFLIYAEPFVLTGGGPGNTTTFLSIYLVKIAVGQFDLGPAAAFSLIYFLIILLFCWLFYQALQAVGTGDKA
- a CDS encoding carbohydrate ABC transporter permease — protein: MRLKKRHLGLIAYLIILFLPIYWMLNMSFRTNADIMRSFSLIPTHPTLVNYMKIFTDPSWYSGYINSIIYVTINTVISLGTALPAAYAFSRYQFIGDKHVFFWLLTNRMAPPAVFLLPFFQLYSTFNLIDTHIAVALSHCLFNVPLAVWILEGFMSGVPREIDETAFIDGYSFPRFFIRVFIPLIRAGIGVTAFFCFMFSWVELLLARTLTTTAAKPIAATMTRTVSATGLDWGLLAAAGILTIVPGALVIWFVRNHLAKGFALGRV
- a CDS encoding DUF2160 domain-containing protein — protein: MNLEWMAWTPVTAGFFLTIALILVGMTIWEIVSPCVARRGFLPLTTTRGDRLFIGLLGSAYIHLAWIGLTTLPVWIATAISVCFLIIVMRWG
- a CDS encoding ABC transporter substrate-binding protein; translation: MLTLAFLSFATVGLADMKAAEKWVDSEFQPSTLSKAEQMKEMEWFIKAAAPFKGMEIKVVSETIPTHEYESKVLAKAFYEITGIKVTHDLIQEGDVIEKLQVQFQSGENVFDGYINDSDLIGTHFRSGKVVNLTDWMAGEGKSVTLPTLDIDDFMGKSFTTGPDGKLYQLPDQQFANLYWFRYDWFKKPELRKAFKAKYGYELGVPVNWSAYEDIADFFTNDVREIDGVAIYGHMDYGKKAPDLGWRFTDAWLSMAGAGDKGLPNGKPVDEWGIRVEDCHPVGSSVSRGGATNGPAAKYALRKYMDWLRKYAPPGALGMDFYQSLPYLAKGNVAQQIFWYTAFTASMVEKGTPVVNADGTPKWRMAPSPHGPYWEKGQKLGYQDCGSWTLLKSTPVDRRQAAWLFAQFCVCKTVSLKKAHVGLTPIRDSDIRDESFTKRAPMLGGLVEFYRSPARVAWTPTGTNVPDYPKLAQLWWQNIGEAVAGEVTVDTAMDNLAAEQDKIMMRLERANVLKICGPKLNKPREESYWLNQPGAPKAKLANEKPQGETVDYDELIKAWKQGKAM
- the larB gene encoding nickel pincer cofactor biosynthesis protein LarB; the encoded protein is MTNDALTELLSEIRDGRISVENGIERLRDLPYLDLGHTKFDLHRSLRNGFPEVVYGEGKTPEQVGEIFTRMGDQANILATRVSREMADHVLSVCPDAGYNAMGRTLTLARQPIVYREGEIAIVTAGTSDLSVAEEARVTCEMLGSRARITSDVGVAGIHRLLDRLDDIRKARVIIVIAGMEGALSSVIGGLVSQPIIAVPTSVGYGASFSGLSALLGMLTSCASGVTVVNIDNGFGAACAACKINNL
- the larE gene encoding ATP-dependent sacrificial sulfur transferase LarE, translated to MALTQRQKKQYAVLLAEIYGMKRVLVAFSGGVDSTLLLHAAKRAVGESVLAVTFVMPYSPKAETACAAQFAEALGVRHKLIELPVPDDIRGNPPERCYLCKRTLFGELVRIAAEEGIRHILDGGNLDDLGDHRPGIRAARELGVRSPLLNAGLTKQDIRDLSREYDLPTWDKPAGACLLTRLPHGVAVEEAEFERIDQGETFLRGLGFAAVRLRSHGEVARIELRPEDIAACLESGVRKRIDDRLKALGYRYVSVDLAGYRMGSLNEPEATGSKE